In one Pseudomonas sp. 31-12 genomic region, the following are encoded:
- the rmuC gene encoding DNA recombination protein RmuC, with the protein MLEERLAMSQLAQDGLNAQLEACRDEIGDLSQANGAKQAELAAMRREIELLQIERDDARDASHAWNIERAGKEAELRRLDARAASLTAELREQQDSHQQRLNDLQGSRDELRAQFAELAGKIFDEREQRFAETSQQRLGQLLDPLKERIQSFEKRVEESYQAEARERFSLAKELERLQQLNLRLSDEATNLTRALKGQKTQGNWGELILERVLEHAGLEKGREYQTQVTLKGPDGERFQPDVIIYLPGDKQVVVDSKVSLTAYQQYVAAEDDAIGQIAIKQHVLSLRNHVKGLSGKDYKRLDGLHSLDFVLLFVPIEAAFSAALQAEPTLFQEAFDRNIVIVSPTTLLATLRVIDSLWKQERQSQNAREIAERAGWLYDKFVLFIQDLDEVGNRLQQLDKAYSSARNKLTEGRGNLVSRSEQLKLLGARASKSLPADLLERAMTDVDGLAELPE; encoded by the coding sequence TTGCTGGAAGAGCGTCTGGCCATGTCGCAACTGGCGCAGGACGGTTTGAACGCTCAGCTCGAAGCCTGCCGCGATGAAATCGGTGATCTGAGCCAGGCCAACGGTGCCAAGCAAGCAGAGTTGGCCGCCATGCGCCGTGAAATCGAACTGCTGCAAATCGAGCGCGACGACGCCCGCGATGCATCTCACGCCTGGAACATCGAGCGCGCCGGCAAAGAAGCCGAGCTGCGGCGCCTGGACGCCCGGGCGGCCTCGCTCACCGCCGAACTGCGTGAGCAGCAGGACAGCCATCAACAACGCCTCAACGACCTGCAAGGCTCGCGTGACGAGCTGCGAGCTCAGTTTGCCGAGCTGGCGGGCAAGATCTTCGACGAGCGTGAACAGCGTTTCGCCGAAACCAGCCAGCAGCGCCTGGGCCAATTGCTCGATCCTTTGAAGGAACGCATCCAGTCTTTCGAAAAACGCGTTGAGGAAAGCTATCAGGCCGAAGCCCGCGAACGGTTTTCCCTGGCCAAGGAGCTGGAGCGCCTGCAGCAGCTGAACCTGCGCCTGAGCGACGAAGCCACCAACCTCACCCGCGCCTTGAAAGGGCAGAAAACCCAAGGCAACTGGGGTGAGCTGATTCTTGAGCGCGTGCTTGAACATGCCGGGCTGGAGAAGGGCCGCGAGTACCAGACTCAAGTCACGCTCAAGGGCCCGGACGGTGAGCGCTTCCAGCCGGACGTGATCATTTATCTGCCGGGCGACAAGCAGGTCGTGGTCGACTCCAAGGTCAGCCTCACGGCCTATCAGCAATACGTGGCGGCCGAAGACGATGCCATCGGCCAGATCGCCATCAAGCAGCACGTCCTGTCGCTGCGCAATCACGTCAAAGGCCTGTCGGGCAAGGATTACAAGCGACTCGACGGCTTGCACAGCCTGGATTTCGTCTTGCTGTTCGTGCCGATCGAAGCGGCGTTTTCCGCTGCCTTGCAAGCTGAGCCGACACTGTTCCAGGAAGCCTTCGACCGCAACATCGTCATCGTCAGCCCGACTACGTTGCTGGCGACCCTGCGGGTCATCGACAGCCTGTGGAAGCAAGAGCGCCAGAGTCAGAACGCCCGGGAAATCGCCGAGCGTGCCGGGTGGCTGTACGACAAGTTCGTGTTGTTCATCCAGGATCTGGATGAAGTCGGCAATCGCTTGCAGCAACTGGACAAGGCCTACAGCTCTGCGCGCAACAAGCTGACAGAAGGGCGCGGCAACCTGGTCAGTCGCAGTGAGCAGTTGAAATTGCTGGGTGCGCGCGCCAGCAAGAGCTTGCCGGCTGATCTACTGGAGCGAGCGATGACCGATGTCGATGGATTGGCTGAGTTGCCTGAATAG
- the sugE gene encoding quaternary ammonium compound efflux SMR transporter SugE: MSWIILFFAGLFEVGWAVGLKYTDGFSRPLPTALTVAAMAISLGLLGLAMKELPLGTAYAIWTGVGAVGTVIAGIILFGESMALFRLASVALIIAGLIGLKVSA, from the coding sequence ATGTCCTGGATCATTCTGTTTTTCGCCGGCCTGTTCGAAGTCGGCTGGGCCGTTGGCCTGAAGTACACCGACGGTTTCAGCCGCCCTCTCCCGACCGCATTGACCGTTGCCGCCATGGCGATCAGCCTTGGTTTGCTGGGCCTTGCCATGAAGGAATTGCCGCTGGGCACGGCCTATGCGATCTGGACCGGTGTGGGTGCCGTGGGCACGGTGATCGCCGGGATCATTTTGTTTGGTGAATCCATGGCGCTGTTCCGGCTGGCCAGTGTGGCGTTGATTATTGCCGGGTTGATTGGGCTCAAAGTCAGCGCCTAG
- a CDS encoding TetR/AcrR family transcriptional regulator: protein MAIKEGLRPGGRSARVQESIHSAVRDLLEEQDRATVTVPQIAARAGVTPSTIYRRWGDLSVLLADVALARLRPDSEPAVTGSLRGDVRAWAEQYLDEMSSEPGRNMLRDVQCSITPVYCVTIIGGQLQAILDRYPDQPKPSVDRLINLVAAPTVFRILFSAAPLEVGELHQLIEIALSQ from the coding sequence ATGGCTATTAAAGAAGGTTTACGCCCCGGCGGTCGAAGCGCCCGGGTGCAAGAGTCGATTCATTCGGCTGTCCGCGATCTGCTTGAAGAGCAGGATCGCGCCACCGTGACCGTCCCGCAAATCGCTGCGCGCGCGGGGGTGACGCCGTCGACGATCTATCGGCGTTGGGGCGATTTGTCGGTGTTGCTGGCCGACGTCGCCCTCGCCCGCCTGCGCCCGGACAGCGAACCGGCCGTCACCGGCAGCTTGCGCGGTGATGTGCGGGCCTGGGCGGAGCAGTATCTGGACGAGATGAGCTCCGAGCCCGGCCGAAACATGCTGCGCGACGTGCAATGCAGCATCACACCGGTTTACTGCGTGACGATCATTGGCGGGCAGTTGCAGGCGATTCTGGATCGTTACCCGGATCAGCCGAAGCCGAGTGTCGATCGATTGATCAATTTGGTGGCCGCGCCGACGGTGTTTCGCATCCTGTTTTCGGCGGCACCGTTGGAGGTTGGGGAATTGCATCAGTTGATCGAGATTGCGTTGAGTCAGTGA
- a CDS encoding TDT family transporter, translating into MTCPNSSTPGLKPLSHLQHPLEAIRQFTPNWFAATMGTGVLALALAQLPVAIPGLHAVAEGLWLLNICLFVLFTVAYTARWVLFFDEARRIFGHSTVSMFFGTIPMGLATIINGFLVFGLPRWGDGVIHVAEVLWWLDVAMSLACGVLIPYMMFTRQEHSIDQMTAVWLLPVVAAEVAAASGGLLAPHLADAHSQLVVLTTSYVLWAFSLPVAFSILTILLLRMALHKLPHENMAASSWLALGPIGTGALGMLLLGADAPAIFVANGLPGIGEIAEGLGLVAGITLWGFGFWWMLMAVLITVRYLRDGIPFNLGWWGFTFPLGVYSLTTLKLGSTLNLAFFSVFGCVLVAMLAVMWLIVSKRTVQGAWRGELFVSPCIAGLNK; encoded by the coding sequence ATGACATGCCCCAACAGCAGCACCCCCGGTTTAAAACCGCTCAGCCATTTGCAGCACCCGCTTGAAGCCATTCGCCAATTCACGCCCAACTGGTTCGCCGCGACCATGGGCACAGGTGTGCTGGCATTGGCCCTGGCGCAATTGCCCGTCGCCATACCCGGCCTGCACGCAGTGGCCGAAGGTCTCTGGCTGCTCAATATCTGCCTGTTTGTTTTATTCACCGTCGCCTACACGGCACGTTGGGTGTTGTTCTTTGATGAAGCGCGAAGGATTTTTGGCCATTCCACGGTCTCGATGTTCTTCGGCACCATCCCGATGGGGTTGGCGACCATCATCAACGGCTTCCTGGTGTTCGGCCTGCCGCGCTGGGGCGATGGAGTGATTCATGTCGCCGAAGTGCTGTGGTGGCTCGATGTGGCCATGTCCCTGGCCTGCGGCGTGCTGATTCCCTACATGATGTTCACCCGCCAGGAACACAGCATCGACCAAATGACAGCGGTCTGGCTGTTGCCGGTGGTCGCGGCGGAAGTGGCGGCCGCCAGCGGGGGGCTTCTGGCACCACACCTGGCCGATGCCCATTCGCAACTGGTGGTGCTGACGACCAGCTACGTGCTGTGGGCCTTTTCCCTGCCGGTGGCGTTCAGCATTCTGACGATCCTGTTACTGCGCATGGCGTTGCATAAACTGCCTCACGAAAACATGGCCGCCTCCAGCTGGCTGGCGCTGGGGCCAATCGGCACCGGGGCCTTGGGTATGTTGTTGCTGGGCGCCGACGCGCCGGCCATCTTTGTGGCCAACGGTCTGCCGGGTATCGGTGAAATTGCTGAAGGGCTGGGCCTGGTGGCCGGGATCACGCTGTGGGGTTTCGGCTTCTGGTGGATGCTGATGGCGGTGCTGATCACCGTGCGTTACCTGCGCGACGGTATCCCGTTCAACCTGGGCTGGTGGGGCTTCACCTTCCCGCTGGGCGTCTATTCTCTGACGACGTTGAAACTGGGCAGCACTTTGAACCTGGCTTTTTTCAGTGTCTTTGGCTGCGTGCTGGTGGCGATGCTGGCGGTGATGTGGCTGATCGTCTCCAAACGCACGGTGCAGGGCGCGTGGCGCGGCGAGTTGTTTGTCTCGCCGTGCATTGCAGGATTAAACAAATAA
- a CDS encoding MFS transporter produces the protein MSHPSQFTLLRTRRFLPFFITQSLGAFNDNIFKQSLILAILYKLTIEGDRSIWVNLCALLFILPFFLFSALAGQFGEKFAKDALIRLIKLGEIAIMAVGAVGFLFDHLSLMLVALFAMGTHSALFGPVKYSILPQALREEELVGGNGLVEMGTFLAILAGTIGAGIMMSSSHYAPIVSTAIIGIAVLGYLASRSIPRAAASSPQMRLNWNIFSQSWATLKLGLGQTPAVSRSIVGNSWFWFVGAIYLTQIPAYAKEWMHGDETVVTLILTVFSVGIAFGSMLCEKLSGRKVEIGLVPFGSFGLTVFGLLLWWHSGGIPDSVDGHGWIEILGFGHTWLVLIDILGLGIFGGFYIVPLYALIQSRTPENERARVIAANNILNALFMVVSAIVSIVLLSMVELSIPQLFLVVSLLNIGVNAYIFSIVPEFTMRFMIWLLSHSMYRVEHRNLDLIPDEGAALLVCNHVSFVDALLIGGAVRRPIRFVMYYKIYNLPVLNFIFRTAGTIPIAGRQEDIQIYEKAFTRIAQYLKDGELVCIFPEGKLTADGDMSEFKGGLVRILEETPVPVIPLALQGLWGSFFSRDPGKGLFRRLWSRVTLVAGPAVAVEAAEPLKLQQLVGELRGTVR, from the coding sequence ATGAGCCACCCCTCACAGTTCACCTTGCTTCGCACCCGGCGCTTCCTGCCATTCTTTATTACGCAGTCCCTCGGGGCGTTCAACGACAACATTTTCAAGCAGTCGCTGATCCTCGCCATTCTGTACAAGCTGACTATCGAAGGTGACCGTTCGATCTGGGTCAACCTGTGCGCGCTGCTGTTTATCCTGCCGTTCTTTCTGTTCTCGGCGCTGGCCGGCCAGTTCGGGGAAAAGTTCGCCAAGGACGCGCTGATTCGTCTGATCAAGCTCGGGGAAATCGCCATCATGGCGGTCGGCGCGGTCGGTTTCCTGTTCGATCACCTGTCGCTGATGCTGGTGGCGCTGTTTGCCATGGGCACGCACTCGGCGCTTTTCGGGCCAGTGAAATACTCGATCCTGCCCCAGGCCCTGCGTGAAGAAGAGCTGGTGGGCGGCAACGGGCTGGTGGAAATGGGCACGTTCCTGGCGATCCTCGCCGGCACCATCGGCGCCGGGATCATGATGTCCTCCAGTCATTACGCGCCCATCGTTTCCACCGCGATCATCGGTATCGCGGTGCTCGGCTACCTGGCCAGTCGCAGCATTCCCCGGGCGGCGGCCTCATCGCCGCAAATGCGCCTGAACTGGAACATCTTCAGCCAGTCCTGGGCCACCTTGAAACTGGGCCTGGGGCAAACGCCTGCGGTGTCGCGCTCCATCGTCGGCAACTCGTGGTTCTGGTTTGTCGGGGCGATTTATCTGACGCAGATCCCGGCCTATGCCAAGGAATGGATGCACGGCGACGAGACCGTGGTGACGCTGATTCTGACGGTGTTCTCGGTGGGTATTGCCTTCGGTTCGATGCTTTGCGAAAAACTCTCCGGACGCAAAGTCGAGATCGGCCTGGTGCCGTTCGGTTCCTTTGGGCTGACGGTGTTTGGCTTGCTGCTGTGGTGGCATTCGGGCGGTATTCCAGACAGCGTTGATGGCCATGGCTGGATCGAAATCCTCGGGTTTGGCCACACCTGGCTGGTGCTGATCGACATCCTCGGCCTGGGGATCTTCGGTGGTTTCTACATTGTGCCGCTGTATGCGCTGATTCAGTCGCGCACCCCCGAGAACGAACGGGCGCGGGTGATTGCCGCCAACAACATTCTCAACGCATTGTTTATGGTGGTGTCGGCGATTGTCTCGATCGTTTTGTTGAGCATGGTCGAGCTGTCGATCCCGCAGCTGTTTCTGGTGGTGTCGCTGCTGAACATCGGCGTCAACGCCTACATCTTCAGCATCGTTCCTGAATTCACCATGCGCTTCATGATCTGGCTGCTCAGCCATTCCATGTACCGCGTGGAGCATCGCAACCTCGATCTGATCCCGGATGAAGGCGCGGCGTTGCTGGTCTGCAACCACGTGTCCTTCGTTGATGCGCTGCTGATTGGCGGCGCGGTGCGTCGGCCGATTCGCTTTGTCATGTATTACAAAATCTACAACCTGCCGGTGCTGAACTTTATCTTTCGCACGGCGGGGACGATTCCGATCGCGGGTCGCCAGGAAGACATTCAGATTTACGAAAAGGCCTTCACACGGATTGCTCAATATCTGAAGGACGGTGAGCTGGTGTGCATCTTCCCTGAAGGCAAGTTGACCGCTGACGGGGATATGAGCGAGTTCAAGGGCGGGTTGGTGCGCATTCTCGAAGAGACGCCGGTGCCGGTGATTCCGCTGGCTTTGCAGGGGTTGTGGGGGAGTTTTTTCAGCCGCGATCCGGGCAAGGGGTTGTTTCGTCGGTTGTGGTCGCGGGTGACGTTGGTGGCAGGGCCGGCGGTGGCGGTTGAGGCGGCGGAGCCTTTGAAGTTGCAGCAGTTGGTGGGGGAGCTGCGCGGGACAGTCAGGTAG
- a CDS encoding cupin, producing MKIIRSKSFTADRAWGALDIANMNGITTRLHWTDQPYKWHVNDGQEVFVVLDGQVQMRYREEGVEKETLLDVGDIFYASVGTEHVAHPLGAARILVIETEGSV from the coding sequence ATGAAGATCATTCGCAGCAAATCCTTCACCGCTGACCGTGCCTGGGGCGCCCTGGATATCGCCAACATGAACGGCATCACCACCCGTTTGCACTGGACCGATCAGCCGTACAAATGGCACGTCAACGATGGGCAGGAAGTATTCGTGGTGCTCGATGGCCAGGTTCAAATGCGCTACCGCGAGGAGGGCGTCGAAAAGGAAACGCTGCTGGACGTGGGCGATATTTTCTATGCGTCGGTCGGCACCGAGCACGTCGCCCATCCGCTAGGTGCGGCGAGGATCCTGGTAATCGAAACTGAAGGCAGCGTTTGA
- a CDS encoding hybrid sensor histidine kinase/response regulator — MSLSSGLIAVVALAYMAIMFAIAFYGDRRSTPLPPRVRAWVYSLSLAVYCTSWTFFGAVGQAAEQLWSFLPIYLGPILLLVCAPWVLQKMVMISKQENITSIADFIAARYGKSQSLAVVVALICLVGVLPYIALQLKGIVLGVNLLIGAGADAMGTRAQDTALIVSLVLALFTIVFGTRNLDATEHHRGMVLAIAFESLVKLFAFLAVGAFVTYGLYDGFDDLFNQAMLAPRLEAYWKETINWPSMVVQTGVAMMAIICLPRQFHVTVVENIDPQDLRLAKWVFPAYLALAALFVVPIALAGQMLLPSSVLPDSFVISLPLAQAHPALAMLAFIGGASAATGMVIVASVALSTMVSNDMLLPWLLRRNNAERPFEVFRQWMLSVRRVSIVVILLLAYVSYRLLGSTASLATIGQIAFAAVTQLAPAMLGALYWKQANRRGVFAGLAAGTFLWFYTLILPIAAHSLGLSLSSFPGLAWLHSNPLNLPLTPLTQGVVLSLAANFTLFAWVSVLSRTRVSEHWQAGRFIGQEISARPSARSMLAVQINDLLQLAARFVGEERARQSFIRFAYRQGKGFNPNQNADGEWIAHTERLLAGVLGASSTRAVVKAAIEGREMQLEDVVRIADEASEVLQFNRALLQGAIENITQGISVVDQSLKLVAWNRRYLELFNYPDGLIRLGRPIADIIRYNAERGLCGPGEAEVHVARRLHWMRQGRAHTSERLFPNGRVIELIGNPMPGGGFVMSFTDITAFREAEQALTEANEGLEQRVTERTHELSQLNVALTEAKGTAESANQSKTRFLAAVSHDLMQPLNAARLFSAALSHQEDGLSSEAQKLVHHLDSSLRSAEDLISDLLDISRLENGKINPDPKPFALNELFDALGAEFKALAQEQGLKFRVRGSTLRIDSDIKLLRRILQNFLTNAFRYAKGPVLLGVRRRKGELCLEVWDRGPGIAEDKLQVIFEEFKRLDSHQTRAEKGLGLGLAIADGLCRVLGHSLRVRSWPGRGSVFSVSVPLARAQTVAPAKVSELNGHVLSGAQVLCIDNEDSILIGMNSLLTRWGCQVWTARNRDECAALLKDGVRPQLALVDYHLDHGETGTELMAWLRTQLGEPVPGVVISADGRPETVAQVHAAGLEYLAKPVKPAALRALLSRHLPL; from the coding sequence ATGTCGCTGTCCAGCGGGCTGATCGCCGTCGTCGCCCTGGCCTATATGGCCATCATGTTCGCCATCGCCTTTTACGGCGACCGTCGCAGCACACCGTTGCCGCCGCGAGTGCGCGCGTGGGTGTACAGCCTGTCGCTGGCGGTCTATTGCACCAGCTGGACCTTCTTTGGCGCTGTCGGCCAGGCCGCCGAGCAGCTCTGGTCATTCCTGCCGATCTACCTCGGGCCGATCCTGTTGCTGGTCTGCGCGCCGTGGGTCCTGCAAAAAATGGTGATGATCAGCAAACAGGAGAACATCACCTCCATCGCCGACTTCATCGCCGCCCGCTACGGCAAATCCCAATCGCTGGCGGTGGTCGTGGCGCTGATCTGCCTGGTGGGTGTGTTGCCCTACATCGCGCTGCAACTCAAAGGCATCGTCCTCGGGGTGAACCTGCTGATCGGCGCCGGTGCCGACGCCATGGGCACTCGCGCGCAGGACACGGCGCTGATCGTGTCGCTGGTGTTGGCGCTGTTCACCATTGTCTTCGGTACGCGCAACCTCGATGCCACGGAACACCACCGCGGCATGGTGCTGGCGATTGCCTTCGAATCGCTGGTCAAGCTGTTCGCGTTTCTCGCGGTCGGTGCGTTCGTGACCTACGGCCTTTACGACGGCTTCGACGACCTGTTCAACCAGGCCATGCTCGCCCCGCGCCTGGAGGCGTACTGGAAGGAAACCATCAACTGGCCGTCGATGGTGGTGCAGACCGGTGTGGCGATGATGGCGATCATCTGCCTGCCCCGGCAGTTCCATGTGACGGTGGTGGAAAATATCGATCCTCAGGATTTGCGCTTGGCCAAATGGGTGTTCCCGGCTTACCTGGCATTGGCGGCGTTGTTCGTCGTACCGATCGCCCTCGCTGGTCAGATGCTGCTGCCCAGCTCGGTACTGCCGGACTCTTTCGTCATCAGCCTGCCGCTGGCCCAAGCCCACCCGGCCCTGGCGATGCTGGCCTTTATCGGTGGCGCCTCAGCGGCGACCGGCATGGTAATCGTCGCCAGCGTGGCGCTGTCGACCATGGTTTCCAACGACATGTTGCTGCCGTGGCTGCTGCGGCGGAACAACGCTGAGCGACCGTTCGAAGTGTTCCGCCAGTGGATGCTCTCGGTGCGCCGCGTCAGCATCGTGGTGATTCTGTTGCTGGCCTACGTCAGTTATCGCCTGCTCGGCTCGACCGCCAGCCTGGCGACCATCGGCCAGATCGCCTTCGCCGCCGTGACCCAACTGGCCCCGGCCATGCTCGGCGCGCTGTACTGGAAGCAGGCCAACCGCCGAGGGGTTTTCGCCGGCCTCGCCGCCGGGACATTCCTCTGGTTCTACACCCTGATTCTGCCAATCGCCGCCCACAGCCTCGGTTTGTCCCTGAGTAGCTTTCCAGGGCTGGCCTGGTTGCACAGCAACCCGCTGAACCTGCCGCTGACCCCGTTGACCCAAGGCGTGGTGCTGTCGCTGGCGGCCAACTTCACGCTGTTCGCCTGGGTATCCGTGCTGTCACGCACGCGAGTGTCGGAGCACTGGCAGGCCGGTCGTTTCATCGGCCAGGAAATCAGCGCACGCCCCAGTGCCCGCTCGATGTTGGCGGTGCAGATCAACGATTTGCTGCAACTGGCTGCACGCTTCGTCGGTGAAGAACGGGCGCGGCAGAGCTTCATCCGTTTTGCCTACCGCCAAGGCAAAGGCTTCAACCCGAACCAGAACGCTGACGGTGAATGGATCGCTCACACTGAACGTTTGCTGGCCGGTGTACTCGGCGCTTCTTCGACGCGCGCGGTGGTAAAAGCCGCCATCGAAGGTCGGGAAATGCAACTGGAGGATGTCGTCCGCATCGCCGATGAAGCCTCGGAGGTGCTGCAGTTCAACCGCGCCCTGTTGCAAGGCGCTATCGAAAACATCACCCAGGGCATCAGCGTGGTCGACCAGTCGCTGAAACTGGTGGCCTGGAACCGGCGCTATCTGGAGCTGTTCAATTACCCGGACGGGCTGATCAGGCTTGGCCGACCGATTGCCGACATCATTCGCTACAACGCTGAACGCGGGCTGTGCGGCCCCGGCGAGGCCGAAGTGCACGTCGCTCGCCGTTTGCACTGGATGCGCCAGGGCCGCGCCCACACCTCTGAACGACTGTTCCCCAACGGGCGTGTGATCGAGCTGATCGGCAACCCGATGCCCGGCGGCGGTTTCGTCATGAGTTTCACCGACATCACCGCGTTCCGCGAGGCCGAACAGGCCCTGACCGAAGCCAACGAAGGCCTGGAGCAACGCGTTACCGAGCGGACCCATGAACTGTCACAACTCAACGTGGCGCTGACCGAAGCCAAGGGCACCGCAGAATCGGCCAACCAGTCGAAAACCCGCTTTCTGGCAGCGGTCAGCCATGACCTGATGCAGCCGCTGAATGCCGCGCGCCTGTTCTCCGCCGCTCTTTCCCATCAAGAGGACGGTCTGTCCAGCGAGGCGCAGAAACTGGTGCATCACCTGGACAGCTCGCTGCGTTCTGCCGAGGACTTGATCAGCGATCTGCTGGACATTTCCCGCCTGGAAAACGGCAAGATCAACCCGGACCCCAAACCCTTCGCGCTCAACGAACTGTTTGATGCGCTCGGTGCCGAGTTCAAGGCACTGGCTCAGGAGCAAGGGCTGAAATTCCGGGTTCGGGGCAGCACGTTGCGGATCGACAGCGACATCAAACTGCTGCGACGGATTCTGCAGAACTTCCTGACCAACGCGTTCCGCTATGCCAAGGGGCCGGTGCTGCTTGGCGTCCGGCGGCGCAAGGGCGAGTTGTGCCTGGAGGTCTGGGACCGTGGGCCGGGGATTGCGGAAGACAAACTGCAGGTGATTTTCGAGGAGTTCAAACGCCTCGACAGCCACCAGACGCGCGCCGAGAAAGGCCTGGGTCTGGGACTGGCGATTGCCGACGGGCTGTGTCGCGTATTGGGTCACAGCTTGCGCGTACGGTCCTGGCCGGGGCGTGGCAGCGTGTTCAGTGTCAGCGTGCCGCTCGCGCGGGCTCAGACTGTCGCGCCGGCCAAGGTCAGTGAACTCAATGGCCATGTGTTGAGCGGCGCGCAGGTGCTGTGCATCGATAACGAAGACAGCATCCTGATCGGCATGAACAGCTTGCTGACACGCTGGGGTTGCCAGGTCTGGACCGCGCGCAACCGCGATGAATGCGCGGCGCTGCTGAAAGACGGTGTACGTCCACAGTTGGCGCTGGTGGATTACCACCTGGACCATGGCGAGACCGGGACCGAGTTGATGGCGTGGTTGCGCACTCAATTGGGAGAGCCGGTGCCGGGGGTGGTGATCAGTGCCGATGGCCGGCCCGAGACGGTGGCCCAGGTGCATGCGGCGGGCCTGGAGTACCTGGCCAAACCGGTGAAACCGGCGGCGTTGCGGGCGTTGTTGAGTCGGCATTTGCCGTTGTGA
- a CDS encoding bile acid:sodium symporter family protein, which yields MRALAALSRFVGNTFAYWVLIFAVVAFLQPAWFIGLKGAIVPLLGLVMFGMGLTLKLEDFAEVARHPWRVALGVVAHFVIMPGVAWLLCQAFHLPPEIAVGVILVGCCPSGTSSNVMTWLARGDLALSVAIAAVTTLLAPLLTPALIWLLASAWLPVSFMELFWSILQVVLLPIVLGVVAQRLLGDRVRHAVEVLPLISVVSIVIIVTAVVAASQAKIAESGLLIMAVVMLHNSFGYLLGYFTGRLFNLPLAQRKSLALEVGMQNSGLGAALASAHFSPLAAVPSALFSVWHNISGALLSTYFRRMSEKQDRETAAQQASE from the coding sequence ATGCGCGCCCTTGCTGCATTGAGTCGTTTTGTCGGCAACACCTTCGCTTACTGGGTACTGATTTTCGCCGTCGTGGCGTTCCTGCAGCCGGCGTGGTTCATCGGCCTGAAAGGCGCGATCGTGCCGCTGTTGGGCCTGGTGATGTTCGGCATGGGCCTGACCCTCAAACTCGAAGACTTCGCCGAAGTCGCTCGCCATCCATGGCGCGTGGCATTGGGCGTGGTTGCACATTTCGTGATCATGCCCGGCGTGGCGTGGTTGCTCTGCCAGGCGTTTCACCTGCCGCCGGAAATCGCCGTCGGCGTGATTCTCGTCGGCTGCTGCCCAAGCGGCACCTCGTCGAACGTAATGACCTGGCTGGCGCGCGGTGACCTGGCGCTGTCGGTGGCCATCGCCGCTGTCACCACCCTCCTCGCTCCGTTGCTGACGCCGGCGCTGATCTGGCTGCTGGCTTCGGCGTGGCTGCCGGTGTCCTTCATGGAGCTGTTCTGGTCGATCCTGCAAGTCGTGCTGCTACCGATCGTGCTCGGCGTGGTGGCCCAACGCCTGCTGGGTGATCGAGTGCGCCATGCGGTGGAAGTGTTGCCGCTGATTTCGGTGGTGAGCATCGTGATCATCGTCACCGCCGTGGTGGCCGCCAGCCAGGCGAAGATCGCCGAGTCTGGCCTGCTGATCATGGCCGTGGTCATGCTGCACAACAGCTTCGGTTATTTGCTGGGTTACTTCACCGGGCGCCTGTTCAACTTGCCACTGGCCCAGCGCAAATCCCTGGCGCTGGAAGTCGGCATGCAGAACTCCGGTCTGGGCGCCGCGCTGGCCAGTGCGCACTTCTCGCCACTGGCGGCGGTGCCTAGCGCGTTATTCAGCGTCTGGCACAACATTTCCGGGGCGTTGCTCTCGACGTATTTCCGTCGGATGAGCGAGAAACAAGACCGGGAAACCGCGGCACAGCAAGCGTCCGAGTAA